Proteins from one Ricinus communis isolate WT05 ecotype wild-type chromosome 9, ASM1957865v1, whole genome shotgun sequence genomic window:
- the LOC8265723 gene encoding auxin-responsive protein IAA13: MEAGLALLGTGGGGGGGSGSSGVSTNESAVSKVEVVVDAEGSSYPVEAELELGLGLSIGGSGGGGGGGGGKGKANAWGECGRILTAKDFPSVVSQPIRCNNNSNKGTATACVAGAVSGTKRAADSVSHEGGSPTAASQIVGWPPVRTYRINSLVNQAKASRSEEDKSVVEQDKSKDASKKICNGSKTNATNNEKGHLGFVKVNMDGIPIGRKVDLNAHASYETLAQTLEDMFFRSTPSINSTGGEKQQSTKPSKLLDGSSEFVLTYEDKEGDWMLVGDVPWGMFLTSVKRLRIMRTSEANGLAPRFQERTGRQRRKPI; the protein is encoded by the exons ATGGAAGCTGGTCTTGCTTTGCTTGGTACTGGTGGTGGGGGTGGTGGTGGTAGTGGTTCTTCTGGGGTTTCAACAAATGAGTCTGCTGTGTCAAAggtggaggtggtggtggATGCTGAGGGTAGTTCATATCCAGTTGAGGCTGAGCTAGAGTTGGGTTTAGGACTGAGTATTGGTGGcagtggtggtggtggtggtggtggtggagggAAGGGTAAGGCAAATGCATGGGGCGAGTGTGGGAGAATCTTGACTGCTAAAGATTTTCCTTCCGTTGTATCTCAGCCAATTAGATGCAATAATAATAGCAATAAAGGTACAGCTACCGCTTGTGTTGCTGGTGCTGTTTCTGGAACTAAGAGAGCTGCTGACTCTGTTTCACACGAGGGTGGATCCCCTACTGCTGCCAG TCAGATTGTGGGGTGGCCACCTGTAAGAACTTATAGGATTAATAGCTtggtgaaccaagccaaggctTCAAGATCTGAAGAAGATAAGTCAGTGGTTGAACAAGACAAATCGAAGGATGCTTCGAAGAAGATTTGCAATGGTAGCAAGACTAATGCTACTAACAATGAGAAAGGGCACCTTGGATTTGTCAAAGTGAATATGGATGGGATTCCAATTGGAAGGAAGGTTGATTTGAATGCTCATGCTTCCTACGAGACACTTGCACAGACGTTGGAGGATATGTTTTTCCGGTCCACGCCGTCCATCAATTCAACTG GAGGTGAGAAGCAACAATCGACAAAGCCGTCTAAGCTTTTGGATGGCTCATCTGAGTTTGTGCTCACTTATGAAGATAAAGAAGGGGACTGGATGCTTGTTGGAGATGTTCCATGGGG GATGTTCCTTACCTCAGTTAAAAGGCTCCGAATCATGAGAACATCTGAAGCTAATGGACTCG CCCCAAGATTCCAAGAAAGGACTggaagacaaagaagaaagcCCATTTAG